The proteins below come from a single Ancylothrix sp. D3o genomic window:
- a CDS encoding amino acid adenylation domain-containing protein: MNIDTFKNDHNGNKEQGNFDDEEREVFVFPASFAQQRLWFFDQLTPANSFYNVSTILRLTGPLNSTVLEQTFNEIISRHEALRTTFAAIEGEPMQIISPRLNIPLKILNLQELPKTERESKAKKLAELESEQPFNLATGPLIRTSIIQLEETENILLLSMHHIISDDWSVGVLIRELGTIYKALAENQPSPLPELPLQYADFSEWQRDCLQGEKLETLLAYWRQQLKGISVLNLPTDRPKTHQQTYQGASQFLELPKKLTDDIKALAKQENVSLFMILLAAFQVLLYRYTGQEDIAIGTPVANRNQSEIESLIGFFVNSLVLRTNLAANPTFKEILASVREVTLDAYAHQDLPFEKLVEYLHPERSLNRHPLFQVVFSLQNAPMETLELPELTLNSLTWEAKTTRFDLELHLWEPSDSFRSIYGEKWQHLDSLRGVAVYSTDLFDEATIQRMLEHYKNLLKNIIINPHESINNLAFLSQAEQHQLLTEWNNTQTNYPEYLGVNQLFEKQVKKNPDKIAINFDNQKLTYQELNNLSNKLAAYLQKMGVKPEVIVGICAEACVNTIVGILGILKAGGAYLLLDPNYPAERLKLMREDAQVSLLLGEEKQIERFKDLSIPVVCLDKDWEIFEQQEINFIVQDNLLKSDNLAYIIYTSGSTGKPKGVAVTHKAINRLVVNTNYIKIDATDKIAQAANLCFDAATFEIWGALLNGAELVGINQEILLSPHDFAAEIRAKKISFLFLTTALFQEIARNVPQAFESLRCLLFGGERVDVRWVKKVLKAGAPQELIHVYGPTENTTFTSYYPVESLAEESTSLPIGRPISNTQIYILDQHLNPVPIGIAGEVYIGGEGLAKGYINRPELTAEKFISLNLPENKQSRVYKTGDIARYLPDGNIEFLGRADNQVKIRGFRIELGEIESILNQHPDVQNAAVIVREEIPGEKNLVGYIVTHQKGRHIISELREFLKAKLPAYMIPSSYAILESLPLTPSGKINRQLLPKIDAEPEDFPEDYVAPRTSVEEKLVKIWANILGKKQVSVYDNFFELGGHSLLATQLISRIRNSFEIELPLSHVFEAPTVASLAKYIEAASWITKSQKIANKDAREEVQF, encoded by the coding sequence TCTTTTTATAATGTCTCAACAATTTTGCGCTTAACCGGCCCGCTTAATTCAACAGTTTTAGAGCAGACTTTCAACGAAATTATCAGCCGACATGAAGCATTACGCACCACATTTGCAGCCATCGAAGGGGAACCAATGCAAATAATTTCCCCTAGATTAAATATACCTTTAAAAATATTAAATTTACAAGAATTGCCAAAAACTGAAAGAGAAAGTAAAGCCAAAAAACTAGCGGAATTAGAAAGCGAACAACCGTTTAATTTAGCAACCGGCCCCTTAATAAGAACCAGCATTATCCAATTAGAAGAAACAGAAAATATCCTTTTACTGAGTATGCACCACATTATATCAGATGATTGGTCTGTGGGCGTGCTAATTCGAGAATTGGGAACAATTTATAAAGCTTTAGCAGAAAATCAACCTTCACCTCTGCCAGAATTACCCCTGCAATACGCCGACTTTTCAGAATGGCAACGTGATTGTTTGCAAGGAGAAAAATTAGAAACTTTACTTGCTTACTGGCGACAGCAACTTAAAGGAATATCTGTATTAAATTTGCCAACAGATAGGCCAAAAACTCACCAGCAAACTTACCAAGGAGCCAGTCAATTTTTAGAACTACCCAAAAAACTAACCGATGATATTAAAGCCTTAGCCAAGCAAGAAAATGTTAGTTTATTTATGATATTGCTGGCTGCATTTCAAGTTTTACTTTACCGCTACACCGGCCAAGAAGATATTGCCATAGGTACGCCGGTTGCTAACCGTAACCAAAGCGAAATAGAGTCATTAATCGGCTTTTTTGTCAACTCGTTAGTGCTGCGAACAAATTTAGCTGCTAACCCAACATTTAAAGAAATTTTAGCTAGTGTGCGCGAAGTCACCCTAGACGCTTACGCTCATCAAGATTTGCCTTTTGAAAAATTAGTAGAATATTTGCATCCAGAGCGTTCGCTAAACCGGCATCCTCTATTTCAAGTTGTATTTAGCCTGCAAAACGCCCCAATGGAAACCTTAGAATTGCCAGAATTAACCTTAAATTCACTTACTTGGGAAGCCAAAACAACTCGCTTTGATTTAGAGTTGCATTTGTGGGAACCCTCCGACAGTTTCCGCAGCATTTACGGCGAAAAATGGCAGCATTTAGATAGTCTCAGAGGCGTGGCGGTTTATAGCACAGACTTATTTGATGAAGCCACAATTCAACGAATGCTGGAACATTATAAAAATCTGCTGAAAAACATCATTATCAACCCCCACGAGAGTATTAATAATTTAGCGTTTTTGAGCCAAGCAGAACAGCATCAACTATTAACAGAATGGAACAACACTCAAACAAATTATCCTGAATATTTGGGGGTTAATCAATTATTTGAAAAACAAGTTAAAAAGAATCCTGATAAAATTGCTATTAATTTTGATAACCAAAAATTAACTTACCAAGAACTAAACAACCTGAGCAATAAATTAGCGGCTTACTTGCAAAAAATGGGAGTAAAACCAGAAGTTATAGTGGGAATTTGTGCCGAAGCTTGCGTTAATACAATAGTGGGAATTTTAGGAATTCTCAAAGCAGGAGGAGCCTACTTACTTTTAGACCCAAATTATCCCGCTGAGCGACTAAAATTGATGCGGGAAGACGCACAAGTTAGTTTATTGCTAGGGGAAGAAAAGCAAATTGAGCGATTTAAAGATTTATCAATACCAGTGGTTTGCCTAGATAAAGATTGGGAAATTTTCGAGCAGCAAGAAATTAACTTTATAGTGCAAGATAATTTATTGAAATCTGACAATCTTGCTTACATTATTTACACCTCTGGATCTACCGGCAAACCGAAAGGCGTAGCGGTTACCCACAAAGCAATTAACCGGCTTGTTGTCAATACAAATTACATAAAAATAGATGCAACTGATAAAATTGCTCAAGCCGCTAACCTCTGCTTTGATGCCGCCACATTTGAAATTTGGGGCGCGCTTCTCAACGGTGCAGAACTTGTAGGAATCAATCAAGAAATCTTGCTTTCTCCCCACGATTTCGCGGCAGAAATACGCGCCAAAAAAATTAGCTTTTTGTTTTTAACTACAGCTTTATTTCAAGAAATTGCCCGCAATGTGCCGCAAGCATTTGAGTCTTTACGCTGTTTGCTTTTTGGCGGTGAAAGAGTCGATGTAAGATGGGTAAAAAAAGTTTTAAAAGCCGGTGCGCCTCAAGAATTAATTCATGTATATGGACCTACAGAAAACACCACTTTTACTTCTTATTATCCTGTGGAAAGTTTAGCAGAAGAATCTACATCACTACCGATAGGCCGGCCTATTTCCAACACCCAAATTTATATTTTAGACCAACATTTAAACCCAGTTCCCATTGGCATTGCCGGTGAGGTTTACATTGGCGGGGAAGGATTAGCAAAAGGCTACATCAACCGGCCAGAATTAACAGCAGAAAAATTTATTTCGCTTAATTTACCTGAGAATAAACAATCGAGAGTTTATAAAACTGGCGACATAGCGCGATATTTACCAGACGGGAACATAGAATTTTTAGGACGCGCTGACAATCAGGTAAAAATTCGTGGGTTTAGGATAGAATTGGGAGAAATTGAAAGCATTTTAAACCAGCATCCAGACGTGCAAAATGCAGCAGTTATTGTCCGCGAAGAAATTCCAGGTGAGAAAAATTTAGTAGGCTATATTGTTACACATCAAAAAGGCAGACATATCATCTCAGAATTGCGGGAATTTTTGAAAGCAAAACTGCCGGCATATATGATACCTTCAAGTTATGCAATTTTGGAATCCTTACCCCTCACACCCAGCGGCAAAATTAATCGGCAACTCTTACCTAAGATAGATGCAGAACCAGAAGATTTCCCAGAAGATTATGTCGCTCCTCGAACTTCAGTAGAGGAAAAATTAGTAAAAATTTGGGCCAATATTTTGGGGAAAAAGCAAGTGAGTGTGTACGATAACTTTTTTGAATTAGGCGGCCATTCTTTGCTGGCAACACAGTTAATTTCTCGAATTCGCAACAGCTTTGAAATCGAGTTACCATTAAGCCATGTATTTGAAGCTCCCACAGTAGCAAGTTTAGCCAAATATATTGAGGCTGCTTCTTGGATTACAAAAAGTCAAAAAATTGCAAATAAGGATGCTAGAGAAGAGGTGCAATTTTGA